From Hydra vulgaris chromosome 15, alternate assembly HydraT2T_AEP, one genomic window encodes:
- the LOC136091980 gene encoding uncharacterized protein LOC136091980 — MDIPYLEKIEMLVEVEKFLKNPNIEQIFCVIELGNEKILYGSIYRTGNSYISNCINITKSIKFAHSKKLSNKYTGILICGDFNFHTIRWTEDYYGELTCESDNKAKIFLECLNNCFMHQNVMEPTFQNNIGDKTNVLDFIITENKNRVYKLAHLPSLGGHHTITFNYSYTEKCIDNNVFKKDKFNQGKFYELNNYLKIINWKDKFKVKENIRAIQLKNGSIVTDLKVIANTLNGYFASVFIKPQDLSVPIIEIETQNFCRNPDFNVSVVEEYLSKLDTNKATGMKKVHPKVLKQCKSALAKTLSLMFNKSVETSKLPKLWSCANIIQLFKNGNKLDPSNYKPVSLTSVVYKVIETIIKDKMMKYLVDNKLIIKNQQGFVNNKSCVTNLLESLDFVTNSIDIGWNVIVLFLDFAKAFDSIDHERLMLKLDAFGF; from the exons ATGGATATACCTTATTTAGAAAAGATAGAGATGTTGGTAGAGGtggagaaatttttaaaaaaccctaaTATAGAACAAATCTTTTGTGTTATTGAATTaggaaatgaaaaaatattatatggtaGTATCTACAGAACTGGAAATAGTTACATAAGTAACTGTATCAACATCACAAAGTCTATTAAATTTGCTCATTCAAAGAAACTATCAAACAAATATACTGGAATCCTTATTTGTGGGGATTTTAATTTCCACACGATTAGGTGGACGGAGGATTATTATGGCGAACTAACTTGTGAGTCTGATAACaaagccaaaatatttttagaatgtttaaataattgcttCATGCATCAAAATGTGATGGAACCAACCTTTCAAAATAACATAGGAGATAAAACAAATGTActtgattttattataactgaaaataaaaatagagttTATAAACTGGCACACCTTCCATCATTGGGAGGTCATCACACTATTACATTTAACTACAGTTATACAGAAAAGTGTATTGATAAcaatgtgtttaaaaaagacAAGTTCAATCAAGGGAAATTCTAtgaactaaataattatttaaaaattataaactggAAAGATAAATTTAAAG tcAAAGAGAATATAAGAGCGATCCAACTAAAAAACGGTAGTATTGTAACAGATTTAAAGGTAATTGCAAATACATTAAATGGGTATTTTGCATCAGTATTCATCAAGCCGCAAGATTTATCTGTTCCAATCATAGAAATAGAAACACAAAATTTCTGTAGAAATCCAGATTTTAATGTCTCTGTTGTAGAGGAGTACTTAAGTAAATTGGATACTAATAAAGCAACTGGAATGAAAAAAGTTCACCCAAAAGTTCTAAAGCAGTGCAAATCCGCTTTAGCCAAAACCCTatcattaatgtttaataaatccGTTGAAACAAGTAAACTCCCAAAGTTATGGTCATGTGCTAATATCATTCAGCTGTTTAAAAACGGTAACAAATTAGACCCTAGCAACTATAAACCTGTATCTTTAACATCTGTAGTTTATAAAGTCATCGAAACAATAATAAAGGATAAAATGATGAAATATTTAGTAGATAACAAGCTAATCATTAAAAACCAACAGggatttgttaataataaaagttgtgtGACGAACCTATTGGAATCTCTAGATTTCGTCACAAATTCAATAGACATTGGTTGGAATgtgattgttttgtttttagattttgccAAAGCGTTTGATTCGATTGATCATGAAAGATTAATGTTAAAACTGGATGCTTTtggtttttaa